In Natronomonas halophila, one DNA window encodes the following:
- a CDS encoding DUF1684 domain-containing protein, with the protein MDFDVDAWREELQSYRAQKDDQFASSRQSPLPPEEREDFDGLDYFDPDPDYRVEATVELVDSDETVTMETTADGEQLYERAARLHFELADASGETDEHTLVAYQRVDHEGGSLFVPFRDKTTGQQTYPGGRYMELHTEGASRSDANSSSGEQSDPRDGELEDGATVPLDFNLAYSPFCAYSEAYECPLPPQENWLEVAVAAGERYED; encoded by the coding sequence ATGGACTTCGACGTCGACGCGTGGCGCGAGGAACTGCAGTCCTACCGCGCCCAGAAGGACGACCAGTTCGCGTCCTCGCGGCAGTCGCCGCTGCCGCCCGAGGAGCGCGAGGACTTCGACGGCCTCGATTACTTCGACCCCGACCCCGACTACCGGGTCGAGGCGACCGTCGAACTCGTCGACAGCGACGAGACGGTGACGATGGAGACGACCGCCGACGGCGAACAGCTCTACGAGCGCGCCGCGCGCCTCCACTTCGAACTGGCGGACGCCAGCGGCGAAACTGACGAGCACACGCTCGTGGCCTACCAGCGCGTCGACCACGAGGGCGGGTCGCTGTTCGTCCCGTTCCGCGACAAGACGACGGGCCAGCAGACCTACCCCGGCGGTCGGTACATGGAACTGCACACGGAGGGCGCGTCGCGAAGCGACGCGAATTCGTCGAGCGGGGAGCAAAGCGACCCGCGAGACGGCGAACTGGAAGACGGCGCGACGGTCCCGCTGGATTTCAACCTCGCGTACAGCCCCTTCTGTGCCTACAGCGAGGCCTACGAGTGCCCGCTGCCGCCGCAGGAGAACTGGCTGGAGGTCGCGGTGGCCGCCGGCGAGCGCTACGAGGACTAA
- a CDS encoding DUF2070 family protein gives MTQTQGDLAALSRFVFRAPDWSASLFFALLLAAVVGVAAFDYQFVLDDAYQGLVYIGIPTVAATFLTPWVDQLLGGRMTHNRSALLALLCEVIVVVFLVVAAVVALVADLGQTFVFDALLVALASIFAFRLFVIMAISRRSLLVAALPASIQTVVTAALLFVYSGTLRYLEVGGPLLNAYLAQPEEAPPELLIIRPEDFLVLAAICVLYASAVHVFLITIDRPWRQSLGVSVLDFIRGFIGHIAEGSDELEQFFEQLGEDAVVPVTVMGIRGEDGTEKARFVLPMIHPGPMGEIGGGNLPERIARSAEGLAFPPHATAGHDFNLVTEREVDTLVDAAEEAHDRIDYTEDATHALREQEGESKLLGQAVGDDALVVATHAPGFADDVDFAVGLSTASEARGSGLGDVMLVDAHNCNNGLEGEDLGHVVPGSQRSFDMMAAADRLGEELVDADSGRLRVGVAWDPTDWDPEDGIGPLGVRAAITEVDDQRTAYVLVDGNNMEPGLREELLAAIDADEAEVMTTDNHVVNTMDATNQVGEAIDVDELVGLVEDLIDEAKDDLEPVEAGMAVEHADVTVFGNDRTETLASTANAMVQIGGAFLLVVVGAAMAISLLVFLLAG, from the coding sequence ATGACGCAGACGCAGGGCGACCTCGCCGCGCTGTCCCGGTTCGTCTTCCGGGCGCCCGACTGGTCGGCCAGCCTGTTTTTCGCCCTGTTGCTCGCGGCGGTCGTCGGGGTCGCCGCCTTCGATTACCAGTTCGTCCTCGACGACGCCTATCAGGGACTGGTGTATATCGGCATCCCGACCGTCGCCGCGACCTTCCTCACCCCGTGGGTCGACCAGTTGCTCGGCGGCCGGATGACGCACAACCGCTCGGCGCTCTTGGCGCTGCTCTGTGAGGTCATCGTCGTCGTCTTCCTCGTCGTGGCGGCGGTCGTCGCGCTGGTCGCCGACCTCGGCCAGACGTTCGTCTTCGACGCGCTGTTGGTCGCGCTGGCCTCCATCTTCGCGTTCCGCCTGTTCGTCATCATGGCCATCTCCCGGCGCTCGCTGCTCGTGGCGGCGCTGCCCGCGAGCATCCAGACCGTCGTCACCGCCGCGCTCCTGTTCGTCTACAGCGGCACCCTCCGGTATCTGGAGGTCGGCGGCCCGCTTTTGAACGCCTATCTCGCCCAACCGGAAGAGGCCCCGCCGGAACTGCTCATCATCCGCCCGGAGGACTTCCTCGTCCTCGCGGCCATCTGCGTCCTCTATGCCTCCGCCGTCCACGTCTTTCTCATCACAATCGACCGCCCGTGGCGACAGAGCCTCGGCGTCTCCGTGCTGGATTTCATCCGCGGCTTCATCGGCCACATCGCCGAGGGCTCCGACGAACTCGAACAGTTCTTCGAGCAGTTGGGCGAGGACGCCGTCGTCCCGGTCACCGTCATGGGTATCCGCGGCGAGGACGGCACCGAGAAGGCCCGGTTCGTCCTCCCGATGATTCATCCCGGCCCGATGGGCGAAATCGGCGGCGGCAACCTCCCCGAGCGCATCGCCCGAAGCGCCGAGGGGCTGGCTTTCCCGCCACACGCCACCGCCGGCCACGACTTCAACCTCGTCACCGAACGCGAAGTCGACACGCTCGTCGACGCCGCCGAAGAAGCCCACGACCGCATCGACTACACCGAGGACGCGACCCACGCGCTCCGCGAACAGGAGGGCGAATCGAAACTGCTGGGTCAGGCCGTCGGCGACGACGCGCTGGTCGTCGCCACCCACGCGCCCGGCTTCGCCGACGACGTGGATTTCGCCGTCGGCCTCTCGACGGCCTCGGAGGCCCGCGGGTCGGGGCTGGGGGACGTCATGCTCGTCGACGCCCACAACTGCAACAACGGGCTGGAGGGCGAGGACCTCGGCCACGTCGTCCCCGGTTCCCAGCGCTCTTTCGACATGATGGCCGCCGCCGACCGCCTCGGCGAGGAACTCGTCGACGCCGACAGCGGCCGGCTTCGGGTCGGCGTCGCGTGGGACCCCACCGACTGGGACCCCGAAGACGGCATCGGTCCGCTCGGCGTCCGGGCCGCCATTACCGAGGTCGACGATCAGCGGACGGCCTACGTCCTGGTCGACGGCAACAACATGGAACCCGGCCTTCGCGAGGAACTACTGGCCGCCATCGACGCCGACGAGGCCGAGGTGATGACCACCGACAACCACGTCGTCAACACGATGGACGCCACCAATCAGGTCGGCGAAGCCATCGATGTCGACGAACTCGTCGGACTGGTCGAAGACCTCATCGACGAGGCGAAAGACGACCTCGAACCCGTCGAAGCCGGGATGGCCGTCGAACACGCCGACGTGACCGTCTTCGGCAACGACCGCACCGAGACGCTGGCCTCGACGGCCAACGCGATGGTCCAGATCGGCGGCGCCTTCCTGCTCGTCGTCGTCGGCGCGGCGATGGCGATTAGCCTGCTCGTGTTCCT